A genome region from Candidatus Zixiibacteriota bacterium includes the following:
- the rsmA gene encoding ribosomal RNA small subunit methyltransferase A, with translation MSRIKAKKNLGQHFLTDIIIAHKIVNSIDPKPEDNIVEIGSGKGALTEILLTHECQVTAIEFDRDLLPALEIKFGDLNNFTLIARNFLDIEPGDMPAKMKLIGNIPYNITTAILEKLFEFKKSVSCAVFMVQSEVADRLTASPGTRANGSFTMIMAAGFDIKILFTVKPESFKPIPRVVSKVIKLIPVSREPDNFDNFKTFVRGCFSHKRKTLANSMQMGLKLPKEYCEALITRISKHVSVRPEQLSFDNYLKLYEMRCKLEQ, from the coding sequence ATGTCCCGAATTAAGGCGAAAAAGAATCTGGGGCAGCATTTCCTGACCGATATAATAATAGCTCACAAGATTGTAAATTCAATTGACCCAAAGCCTGAAGATAATATTGTCGAAATAGGGTCTGGCAAGGGAGCGCTTACTGAAATATTGCTAACACATGAGTGTCAAGTAACCGCAATTGAATTTGATCGGGATTTACTGCCTGCTCTTGAAATAAAATTTGGCGATTTGAATAATTTTACTTTAATCGCAAGAAATTTTTTAGATATTGAACCCGGCGATATGCCGGCTAAGATGAAATTGATAGGCAACATTCCATATAATATTACAACTGCCATTTTGGAGAAGCTGTTTGAGTTTAAAAAGTCGGTATCATGCGCGGTTTTTATGGTTCAGTCCGAGGTTGCCGACAGGCTGACAGCCTCCCCCGGCACAAGGGCTAACGGCTCGTTTACTATGATTATGGCTGCCGGATTCGATATTAAGATATTATTTACCGTTAAGCCTGAGTCATTTAAGCCAATACCAAGAGTGGTTTCAAAAGTTATAAAATTAATACCCGTTAGTCGCGAACCTGATAATTTCGATAATTTCAAAACCTTTGTGCGGGGTTGTTTTAGCCATAAGAGAAAAACACTGGCTAATTCTATGCAAATGGGTTTGAAATTGCCGAAAGAGTATTGTGAGGCTTTGATAACGAGAATTAGCAAACATGTTAGTGTGAGACCGGAACAGTTATCTTTTGATAACTACCTGAAACTTTACGAGATGCGATGCAAGTTAGAGCAATAA
- a CDS encoding YchF/TatD family DNA exonuclease, with protein MIDTHAHLDFPNYDKDRQQVISECRDNGLKFIVNIGVELESSKASIKLAEQYDFIYATVGYHPHDSKDLTDSTFAELKKLAKHPKVVAIGEIGLDFYRNLSPPEIQQKAFIKQLDLADELNLPVVLHIRQALDQAYEILSRRENNRGILHAFPGDELYAAKGIDMGYYLGFGGPITYPKAKGPRAAGSVSISRLVTETDCPYLPPQPFRGKRNRPDYIKYVIEKLTGVFPKYSYEDIERITEYNAGKVLKIPVDDSPKIVYKIGGSLYINLTMRCTNNCYFCPKNSNYHVAGHNLLLNQEPEEKEILRGIDKHNDYKEIVFCGLGEPSIRGELLLSLANKIKGKGIPLRLNTNGQGNLINKTDFAKKLSGVIDSVNISLNAHDKAVYNDICRPQFGENVYPEIINFAKRCRAENIKVVFSVVDLPEVDISACKAISDKHGIPLKVRKYVPN; from the coding sequence ATGATAGATACTCATGCACACCTCGATTTTCCGAATTATGACAAAGACCGTCAGCAGGTTATTTCCGAATGCCGCGATAATGGGCTGAAATTTATAGTAAATATTGGCGTCGAACTCGAATCATCAAAAGCCTCAATCAAACTGGCAGAACAATATGATTTTATTTATGCGACCGTTGGCTATCACCCGCATGATTCAAAGGACCTGACAGACTCTACGTTTGCCGAATTGAAGAAGCTGGCGAAACATCCGAAAGTAGTGGCTATCGGCGAAATCGGCCTTGATTTTTACCGTAATTTGTCGCCGCCTGAAATTCAGCAGAAAGCCTTTATAAAACAACTCGACCTTGCCGATGAGCTTAACCTGCCGGTTGTCCTGCATATCCGTCAGGCGCTCGACCAAGCCTATGAAATACTGAGCCGCAGAGAAAATAATCGCGGTATTCTTCATGCTTTTCCCGGGGATGAATTATATGCGGCTAAGGGAATTGATATGGGCTATTATCTCGGTTTTGGCGGACCGATTACCTATCCCAAGGCAAAAGGGCCAAGAGCAGCCGGGTCGGTGTCAATCTCACGGCTGGTTACCGAAACCGATTGCCCCTATCTGCCGCCTCAGCCATTTCGCGGCAAACGCAATCGGCCTGATTATATCAAGTATGTTATCGAAAAGCTAACAGGGGTATTCCCTAAGTATTCATATGAGGATATCGAAAGGATTACCGAATATAATGCCGGCAAAGTTTTGAAAATCCCTGTTGACGATTCGCCAAAGATAGTCTATAAAATCGGCGGCAGCCTGTATATCAACCTTACCATGCGCTGCACCAACAATTGCTATTTCTGCCCGAAGAACAGCAATTATCATGTTGCCGGCCATAATTTGCTTTTGAACCAAGAGCCGGAAGAAAAAGAAATCCTTCGTGGTATCGATAAACATAACGATTATAAGGAAATCGTTTTCTGCGGGCTTGGCGAACCATCAATCAGGGGAGAGCTATTGCTGTCTCTGGCAAATAAAATCAAAGGCAAAGGCATACCGTTGAGGCTTAATACTAATGGTCAGGGGAATCTGATTAATAAAACTGACTTTGCCAAGAAATTATCCGGCGTGATTGATTCTGTTAATATCAGCCTGAATGCTCACGATAAAGCTGTTTATAATGATATATGCCGGCCGCAATTTGGCGAAAATGTTTACCCGGAGATTATAAATTTCGCCAAGCGATGCCGGGCTGAAAATATAAAAGTCGTTTTCAGCGTTGTGGATTTGCCGGAAGTTGACATCTCAGCCTGCAAAGCTATTTCCGACAAGCATGGTATTCCTCTGAAAGTGAGGAAATATGTCCCGAATTAA